The Pseudobdellovibrionaceae bacterium sequence TGCTTAAAAGAAATCCAACGCAAATTAAGGTAATGGCTAGCCTTTTTTTTGGCAGCCGCCTTTAAAATAATCGGCTTATTGTCTGCGACAGCTATATAGCTAACGCTTAAAAAGCAAAAGCCAAAAAATAATGCTATTAAAAACCTCATACCAAAGAGCTTATATAAAAACACTAGGCGAAAGCAAGAAAAAACTTTAAAGTGAAAAAATGAAAAACACTTTTCTTTGCACGCAACATAATGAAGCTTGGGCCTTACAAGCTCAACAACACTATGAACAAAAAATTAATTATTTTATTAACTTTAATATTCACAGTACCAAAACAAAAAGTCTTAGCCGCGAACAAAAAGCTCTTAAAAAAGAAGAAGACTCTAAAAGTTTACTAAAAAAAATTAAACCCAACAGTACAGTTATTTTATTTGATGAACGAGGCAAGCTTTGTTCGTCCTCGCTAGAATTTTCTAAAGAATTAATTTCCGTTTGGGAGGGCTCTCCTTCACAAGTTTATTTTATTGTTGGAGGAGCTTATGGCGTTAATGAAAAAATAAAAGCCCTGTCCAACAAAAGCTTAAGCTTGTCTCGTCAAAGCTTTAACCATCACCTTGCTCAAATTATGGCTTTAGAACAAATTTACAGAAGCCTTAGTATTTGGAAAAATCGCCCCTACCACAACTCCTAGGGGCAGAGCTTAGGATTGACGCGGAGCAAAATGCGGCTTCTTCTCTATAATTATACAAATTTCTTATGAAAACAAAACAAAAAAACAGCGACCTTCTTCAGCAAAAAATAGCCCAAGCTTTAGCTGGTGGTGGCGAAGCACGAACCGCTAAATACAAAGCCACTAATCGCCTGCTAGCCCGAGAGCGTATTGAATTTTTATTAGACAAAGACAGCTTTGTAGAAACCGATCAATTAAGAAAGCATCGCTGCCAAAATTTTGGAATGGAGCAAGA is a genomic window containing:
- a CDS encoding methylmalonyl-CoA carboxyltransferase; translated protein: MKTKQKNSDLLQQKIAQALAGGGEARTAKYKATNRLLARERIEFLLDKDSFVETDQLRKHRCQNFGMEQ
- a CDS encoding 23S rRNA (pseudouridine(1915)-N(3))-methyltransferase RlmH yields the protein MKNTFLCTQHNEAWALQAQQHYEQKINYFINFNIHSTKTKSLSREQKALKKEEDSKSLLKKIKPNSTVILFDERGKLCSSSLEFSKELISVWEGSPSQVYFIVGGAYGVNEKIKALSNKSLSLSRQSFNHHLAQIMALEQIYRSLSIWKNRPYHNS